A genome region from Tepidisphaeraceae bacterium includes the following:
- the gndA gene encoding NADP-dependent phosphogluconate dehydrogenase codes for MPGQAFGVIGLEVMGRNIALNIERNGFPISVYNRTTSKTEHFIAELAKGRNAVGPHTIKEFVASLERPRRILIMVKAGKPVDMVIDELKPFLEPGDIVMDGGNSLFTDTERRSAALKGTGIKFFGMGVSGGEEGALWGPSIMPGGDRESYEHLRPILEKIAAKAPSDGVPCVTYCGDGGAGHFVKMVHNGIEYGDMQLIAEAYDLLKNVGGLDNQQLRDVFAEWNKGELQSFLIDITEKVINYKDPQGGGANGGALVEQIRDVVGMKGTGTWTIQAALNLLTPIPTIAAAVDARELSMAKDERVAASKVLGGPSPKKFNGDIKAFINDVKDALYCSKICSYAQGMAMLAAANKTVKDGGYDFKMNLPDLPMIWRAGCIIRAVFLEEITKAFKSNPNLPNLLIDPTFTAMINAKQDAWRRIVGIGITNGIGLPAFGGSLAYYDTYRRDRLPGNLIQAQRDYFGAHTYERLDNPGTFIHTEWSAEQPAHKPGSDLSEEGQPQKTL; via the coding sequence ATGCCAGGGCAAGCTTTCGGCGTCATCGGTTTGGAAGTCATGGGTCGCAACATCGCGCTCAACATCGAGCGGAACGGGTTCCCCATTTCGGTCTACAACCGCACCACCAGCAAGACGGAGCACTTCATCGCCGAGCTGGCCAAAGGCAGGAACGCCGTCGGCCCGCACACGATCAAGGAGTTCGTCGCGTCGCTCGAGCGCCCGCGGCGCATTTTGATCATGGTGAAGGCCGGCAAGCCGGTCGACATGGTCATCGACGAGCTCAAGCCCTTCCTCGAGCCCGGCGACATCGTCATGGATGGTGGCAACTCCCTCTTCACCGACACCGAACGTCGCTCGGCGGCCCTGAAGGGCACCGGCATCAAGTTCTTCGGTATGGGCGTCAGCGGTGGTGAGGAAGGCGCGCTGTGGGGCCCCAGCATCATGCCGGGCGGCGACCGCGAGAGCTACGAGCATTTGCGCCCCATCCTGGAGAAGATCGCCGCCAAGGCGCCCAGCGATGGCGTACCCTGCGTCACCTACTGCGGCGACGGTGGCGCGGGCCACTTCGTGAAGATGGTCCACAACGGCATCGAGTACGGCGACATGCAGTTGATTGCCGAGGCGTACGATTTGTTGAAGAACGTGGGCGGCCTCGACAACCAGCAGCTGCGCGACGTGTTCGCCGAGTGGAACAAGGGCGAGCTTCAGAGCTTCCTGATCGACATCACCGAGAAGGTGATCAACTACAAGGACCCACAGGGCGGTGGCGCAAATGGGGGTGCCCTTGTCGAGCAGATCCGCGACGTCGTCGGCATGAAGGGCACGGGCACCTGGACCATTCAGGCCGCGCTGAACCTGCTGACGCCCATCCCGACGATCGCCGCTGCGGTGGACGCGCGCGAGCTGAGCATGGCCAAGGACGAACGCGTGGCCGCCAGCAAGGTGCTGGGTGGCCCCAGCCCGAAGAAGTTCAACGGGGACATCAAGGCATTCATCAACGACGTGAAGGACGCGCTCTACTGCAGCAAGATCTGCAGCTACGCCCAGGGCATGGCCATGCTGGCCGCGGCCAACAAGACCGTGAAGGACGGTGGGTACGACTTCAAGATGAACCTGCCCGATCTGCCGATGATCTGGCGCGCCGGCTGCATCATTCGAGCCGTCTTCCTCGAAGAGATCACCAAGGCGTTCAAGAGCAACCCGAACCTGCCGAACCTACTGATCGACCCGACCTTCACCGCGATGATCAACGCCAAGCAGGACGCGTGGCGGCGAATCGTGGGCATCGGCATCACCAACGGCATTGGTCTGCCGGCGTTCGGTGGCTCGCTGGCCTACTACGACACCTACCGCCGCGACCGCCTGCCGGGCAATCTGATTCAGGCCCAGCGCGACTACTTCGGCGCCCATACGTACGAACGGCTGGACAACCCCGGCACGTTCATCCACACCGAGTGGTCGGCCGAGCAACCGGCCCACAAGCCGGGGTCGGACCTGAGCGAAGAGGGCCAGCCTCAGAAGACGCTGTAG
- a CDS encoding FGGY family carbohydrate kinase codes for MPILGLDIGSSSVKTAVLRETKIVGEVATQRFKTRYDGARSEVSPDEVLKAVRGAIGQLGAAVKKVDAVAISVMSPAWVAMDSRGKALTPLVTHQDRRSVAEAHAIEQRVGKARHLKLAGNRPFPGGISSTTWAWYRQHEAERLKNADLVGHLNTYLHRHMTGKRVIDPSNASFTGFYETVALTGWSDELCDASRMPKALLPQVLPSNAVGGNVSKEGARRFGLPEGLPVLAGIVDGSCGMLLAGAKAGQLFNVSGSTDVLALCVDRPQPHDRLLTRALGVDQKWVSVSTIAAVGTALNWARDQFFADLPEQKFWKLVSSAKRSPGSRVAFENHLAGDRTQIDQRTGCFTGITLATTREEMLSAIVDSLARDSAARLELLRQPGVSFRRRVMVAGGVGRRLSHVLHRDWPGRWEFVIPPEEATLRGLGMLKI; via the coding sequence ATGCCAATCCTCGGTCTCGACATCGGCTCTTCCTCGGTCAAAACGGCCGTCCTGCGCGAGACGAAGATCGTCGGTGAGGTCGCCACCCAGCGGTTCAAGACACGCTACGACGGCGCGCGATCGGAAGTCTCGCCCGACGAGGTCCTGAAGGCCGTCCGCGGCGCGATCGGGCAGCTCGGCGCCGCGGTGAAGAAGGTCGATGCGGTCGCGATCTCGGTGATGTCACCGGCGTGGGTCGCGATGGACAGTCGCGGCAAAGCGCTCACGCCGCTCGTCACCCACCAGGATCGCCGTAGCGTTGCCGAGGCACACGCAATTGAACAGCGGGTCGGCAAGGCCCGCCACCTCAAGCTCGCGGGCAACCGTCCGTTCCCCGGCGGCATCAGTTCCACCACCTGGGCATGGTATCGCCAGCACGAAGCCGAGCGGCTGAAGAATGCCGACCTCGTCGGCCACCTGAATACGTACCTGCATCGCCACATGACAGGCAAGCGGGTGATCGACCCATCGAACGCCAGCTTCACCGGATTCTACGAAACCGTCGCCCTCACCGGCTGGAGCGACGAACTGTGCGACGCCTCACGCATGCCCAAGGCGCTGCTGCCGCAGGTCCTGCCCAGCAATGCGGTCGGTGGCAATGTCTCGAAAGAAGGTGCCCGGAGATTCGGCCTGCCTGAGGGATTACCCGTATTGGCGGGAATCGTCGACGGTAGTTGCGGCATGCTGTTGGCGGGCGCGAAGGCAGGCCAGCTGTTCAACGTGTCCGGCTCCACGGACGTACTGGCCCTGTGCGTCGACCGGCCACAGCCGCACGATCGACTCCTGACCCGCGCGCTCGGCGTCGATCAAAAGTGGGTCTCCGTCAGCACGATTGCCGCCGTGGGAACGGCGCTGAACTGGGCGCGCGATCAGTTTTTTGCCGATCTGCCCGAACAAAAATTCTGGAAGCTCGTTTCATCCGCGAAACGATCGCCCGGCTCGCGCGTGGCGTTTGAGAACCACCTGGCCGGTGATCGAACGCAGATCGACCAGCGGACGGGCTGCTTCACCGGGATTACGCTCGCCACCACCCGCGAGGAAATGCTATCGGCGATCGTCGACAGCCTTGCCCGCGACAGCGCAGCGCGCTTGGAATTGTTGCGTCAACCGGGCGTATCATTCCGGCGCCGCGTGATGGTCGCCGGTGGCGTCGGTCGCCGCCTGTCGCACGTGCTGCACCGCGATTGGCCCGGCCGGTGGGAGTTCGTCATCCCGCCGGAAGAGGCGACGCTGCGGGGGTTGGGGATGTTGAAGATTTGA
- a CDS encoding efflux RND transporter permease subunit, translating to MRTLADICIRRPIFAAMIILALVVVGAAAYTNLGVDRLPSVDLPTVSVRTSLPGASPEEIESQVSQVLEEVVNTVEGIDELRSISGSGSSYIIATFNLDRDIDVAAQDVRDKVATAIRRLPEDVDPPIVTKNNNEGEPILTVALSGDRSVRELTELADKVVKVQMERGKGVGEIRIVGDLERAINVWVDADRLAALGLPITAVRDAVVANNIDVPAGNVTNEQRESALRPMGRIRDPRLFNEIVIATVNGTPIKVKDVGRAEDGTKEQREVARLNGRPSVTLELLRQSGANTIETIDAAKANLDRIRPQLPAGVEMLIIRDQSRYINTALHEINIHLVLGSFLACLVVYAFMRNLRATLIAGIAIPASVISTFGMMWALDFTLNSVTMLALVLMVGIVIDDAIVVLENIFRFIEEKKMTPFEAARQGTGEIALAVLATTLSLVVIFIPVSFMSSISGRFLYQFGITAAVAVLVSLLVSFTLTPMMSARLLKRSDAGGDGHGADSRGGFYRHIDRGYEYLLRLVMRHRFITTGVALLVIASAIPIYGLVQQEYTPTDVDEAEFQVRISAPEGTSFAAMNDAMLSIEEDIRNVRGVRTVLATAGGGFLGSTNGGDVYVGIAPHDERYLSFSRLWRETLNGNPLNAFKNNYKQSDVMREIGGTLRRKYPDLRASVRNFASFNIGGGNFEVDFIIRGPELEKLSEYTEALRDQQDELGLQGIDTTLKLTKPEVRVNIDRDRAADLGVTGADVGTALRLLVGGDTEITRFLDPQTNEDYDVQLRLEEEYRQNPEDLPTLLLPRRGGGTTELRNLAELEPGTAPSRIDRYDRQRAANVRGGVAPGYALADRLVAIQAAADKLNMGPAYTTSIGGRGRELERTFVEFLIAFSLSVVFMYMILASNYESLVHPVTILLALPLSIPFALFALWLTGNTLNLYSALGILVLFGVVKKNSILQIDHMNHLRHEGYNRFDAIIQGNRDRLRPILMTTLALVGGMLPLWLGTGPGAEERRAVAVVVIGGQTMSLLLTLLVTPVVYSLLDDAGAWVKSRRKANATDADVVPLPAPHREPAGMA from the coding sequence ATGCGTACCCTGGCCGACATTTGTATCCGCCGCCCGATCTTCGCGGCGATGATTATCCTCGCGCTCGTCGTCGTCGGCGCCGCGGCCTACACGAACCTCGGTGTCGACCGCCTGCCCTCGGTCGACCTCCCCACCGTCTCGGTCCGCACCAGCCTGCCGGGCGCAAGCCCCGAAGAGATCGAATCCCAGGTTTCGCAGGTGCTGGAAGAGGTCGTGAACACCGTCGAGGGCATTGACGAGCTCCGCAGCATCAGCGGGTCGGGCAGCAGCTACATCATCGCCACCTTCAACCTCGACCGCGACATCGACGTGGCCGCCCAGGACGTGCGCGACAAGGTCGCGACCGCCATCCGCCGGCTGCCGGAGGATGTCGACCCACCGATCGTTACGAAGAACAACAACGAGGGTGAACCGATCCTCACAGTCGCGCTCTCCGGCGACCGCAGCGTGCGCGAGCTGACCGAACTGGCCGATAAGGTCGTGAAGGTCCAGATGGAGCGCGGCAAGGGCGTGGGCGAGATCCGCATCGTCGGCGACCTCGAGCGCGCGATCAACGTCTGGGTGGATGCCGACCGCCTGGCGGCGCTGGGCCTGCCCATCACCGCCGTCCGCGACGCCGTCGTCGCCAACAACATCGACGTGCCGGCCGGCAACGTCACCAACGAGCAGCGCGAGTCGGCGCTGCGCCCGATGGGCCGCATCCGCGATCCCCGCCTGTTCAACGAAATCGTGATCGCGACCGTCAACGGCACGCCGATCAAGGTGAAGGACGTCGGCCGGGCCGAGGATGGCACCAAGGAGCAACGCGAGGTCGCCCGGCTGAACGGTCGGCCGTCCGTGACTTTGGAGCTGCTGCGCCAAAGCGGCGCCAACACGATCGAGACGATCGATGCCGCCAAGGCCAACCTCGATCGCATTCGCCCGCAGCTGCCGGCGGGTGTCGAGATGTTGATCATTCGCGACCAGTCGCGCTACATCAACACCGCGTTGCACGAGATCAACATCCACCTCGTGCTCGGCTCGTTCCTGGCCTGCCTGGTGGTCTACGCGTTCATGCGCAACCTCCGCGCCACGCTCATCGCGGGCATCGCGATCCCGGCATCGGTCATCAGCACCTTCGGCATGATGTGGGCGCTGGACTTCACGCTCAACAGCGTCACGATGCTCGCGCTGGTGCTGATGGTCGGCATCGTGATCGACGACGCGATCGTCGTGCTGGAAAACATCTTCCGCTTCATCGAAGAAAAGAAGATGACCCCCTTCGAGGCCGCGCGCCAAGGCACCGGCGAGATCGCGCTGGCCGTGCTGGCGACTACGCTGAGCCTAGTCGTCATCTTCATCCCCGTTTCGTTCATGTCGAGCATCAGCGGGCGCTTCCTTTACCAGTTCGGCATCACGGCGGCAGTCGCGGTGCTGGTGAGCCTGCTCGTCAGCTTTACGCTGACGCCGATGATGTCGGCGCGCCTGCTGAAGAGGAGCGACGCCGGTGGTGACGGCCACGGCGCCGACAGCCGCGGTGGCTTTTACCGGCACATCGACCGCGGCTACGAATACCTGCTGCGCCTGGTGATGCGGCACCGATTCATCACCACCGGTGTCGCGCTGCTCGTCATCGCGTCGGCGATTCCGATCTACGGTCTGGTGCAGCAGGAGTACACACCCACCGACGTCGATGAGGCCGAGTTCCAGGTGCGCATCAGCGCCCCTGAGGGCACCAGCTTCGCCGCGATGAACGACGCCATGCTGTCGATCGAGGAGGACATCCGCAACGTACGCGGCGTGCGCACCGTGCTGGCCACCGCGGGGGGTGGCTTCCTCGGCAGCACCAACGGTGGCGACGTCTACGTCGGCATCGCGCCGCACGATGAACGCTACCTGTCGTTCTCGCGCCTGTGGCGCGAGACGCTGAACGGCAACCCGCTGAACGCGTTCAAGAATAATTACAAGCAATCGGACGTCATGCGCGAGATCGGGGGCACGCTGCGCCGCAAGTACCCGGACCTGCGGGCCAGCGTGCGCAACTTCGCGTCGTTCAACATCGGTGGTGGCAACTTCGAGGTCGACTTCATCATTCGCGGGCCCGAACTCGAAAAGCTCTCGGAGTACACCGAGGCCCTGCGTGACCAGCAGGACGAACTGGGCCTTCAGGGCATCGATACCACGCTGAAGCTGACCAAGCCTGAGGTCCGCGTGAACATCGACCGCGACCGCGCCGCCGACCTGGGAGTGACCGGCGCCGACGTCGGCACCGCGCTGCGCCTGCTGGTGGGCGGCGACACCGAGATCACGCGCTTCCTCGACCCGCAGACGAACGAGGACTACGACGTCCAACTGCGGCTCGAAGAGGAATACCGGCAGAACCCCGAGGACCTCCCCACCCTGCTGCTGCCCCGGCGCGGTGGCGGCACGACCGAACTGCGCAACTTAGCCGAGCTGGAACCGGGCACCGCCCCCAGCCGAATCGATCGCTACGACCGCCAACGCGCCGCCAACGTGCGCGGCGGCGTCGCGCCGGGTTACGCGCTGGCCGACCGCCTGGTCGCCATTCAGGCCGCCGCCGACAAGCTGAACATGGGCCCCGCCTACACCACCAGCATCGGTGGCCGTGGCCGCGAGTTGGAACGCACGTTCGTCGAGTTCCTGATCGCGTTCAGCCTGTCGGTCGTCTTCATGTACATGATTCTGGCTAGCAATTACGAGAGCCTGGTGCACCCGGTCACCATCCTGCTGGCGCTGCCGCTGTCGATCCCGTTCGCGCTCTTTGCGCTCTGGCTGACCGGCAACACGCTGAACCTGTATTCGGCGCTCGGCATCCTCGTGCTGTTCGGCGTGGTGAAGAAGAACTCGATCCTCCAGATCGACCACATGAACCACCTGCGGCACGAAGGCTACAACCGGTTCGATGCCATCATTCAGGGCAACCGCGACCGCCTGCGCCCCATCCTGATGACGACGCTCGCCCTCGTCGGCGGCATGCTGCCCCTGTGGCTCGGCACGGGCCCCGGCGCAGAAGAACGCCGCGCCGTAGCGGTGGTGGTTATTGGTGGGCAGACAATGTCGCTTTTGCTGACACTGTTGGTGACACCGGTGGTGTACTCGCTGCTGGATGATGCTGGCGCGTGGGTCAAATCCCGTCGTAAGGCTAATGCGACCGACGCTGATGTCGTTCCCCTGCCCGCCCCCCACCGCGAGCCCGCGGGCATGGCCTGA
- a CDS encoding gamma carbonic anhydrase family protein: MSLITKHADGSYRACNSIVTGDVAIGDLASIWFGAVIRGDVAKVSIGRRANVQDNAVVHCDSGVPNVIEDDVVIGHGAIVHGMFVGQGSLIGMGATVLGRSKIGRGCLIAAGALVPPGLEVPDGMTVMGVPGKIVRPVKPDEQQYMQWLRDHYVQLAQKYVDGAFENA, from the coding sequence ATGTCGCTCATCACCAAACATGCCGACGGCAGCTATCGGGCGTGCAACAGCATTGTTACGGGCGACGTCGCGATCGGTGATCTGGCCAGCATCTGGTTCGGCGCCGTCATCCGCGGGGACGTGGCAAAGGTGTCGATCGGTCGGCGGGCGAACGTGCAGGACAACGCGGTCGTCCACTGCGACAGTGGCGTGCCGAACGTGATCGAGGACGACGTGGTGATCGGCCACGGCGCGATCGTCCATGGCATGTTCGTCGGGCAGGGATCGTTGATCGGCATGGGCGCCACCGTGCTCGGCCGTAGCAAGATCGGCCGGGGTTGCCTGATCGCCGCCGGCGCCTTGGTGCCACCGGGGCTGGAGGTGCCGGATGGCATGACCGTCATGGGTGTTCCGGGCAAAATCGTGCGGCCAGTGAAGCCGGACGAACAACAGTACATGCAGTGGCTACGCGATCATTACGTGCAGCTGGCCCAGAAGTACGTTGATGGCGCATTCGAGAATGCGTGA
- a CDS encoding polysaccharide deacetylase family protein — MIGGTILLYHRVIELPTDPQLLCVSRANFAEHLRTLKRVAAPMSLAVMLELAAAGRLPERAVAITFDDGYWDNLRHALPLLRAANVPATIFATSGLTDTQREFFWDDLERIFLRPNTLPQKLIVAVGRERYAIDLQSTATYSPDAFAQDCHWDVTMPTAPSPRQKVYRELCGLLHRATVADRAAAMAALHDWSGLGSAGRESHRMMTAPELAEAEADPLLEFGGHTIAHPRLSNESPVAQQLEIGSGRRGFSYPFGTRHDYTRETVDLLKTAGYAYACSNFNGQVTRETDPFQLPRFLVRNWDGLAFEQQLEAFFAWQPRTGRIDNRSRENA; from the coding sequence ATGATCGGTGGAACGATCCTCCTTTATCACCGCGTGATCGAGCTGCCGACCGATCCGCAACTGCTGTGCGTCTCGCGGGCCAACTTCGCCGAGCACCTGCGCACGCTGAAGCGGGTGGCGGCGCCGATGTCGCTCGCGGTAATGCTCGAACTGGCGGCCGCCGGGCGTCTGCCCGAGCGTGCGGTGGCGATCACGTTCGACGACGGCTACTGGGACAACCTCCGCCACGCCCTGCCACTGCTGCGGGCCGCGAACGTCCCGGCGACGATCTTCGCGACATCTGGCTTAACCGACACCCAACGCGAGTTCTTCTGGGACGATTTGGAACGAATTTTCCTGCGTCCGAACACGCTGCCCCAGAAGTTAATTGTGGCGGTCGGCCGCGAGCGATATGCAATCGATTTGCAAAGCACCGCGACGTATTCGCCCGACGCGTTTGCGCAGGATTGCCATTGGGACGTGACGATGCCAACCGCGCCCTCGCCACGGCAGAAGGTTTACCGCGAACTGTGCGGCCTGTTGCACCGGGCAACCGTCGCCGACCGCGCCGCGGCGATGGCAGCGCTTCACGATTGGTCGGGATTGGGATCGGCTGGCCGCGAATCACACCGCATGATGACCGCCCCTGAACTGGCCGAGGCGGAGGCTGATCCGCTTCTGGAGTTTGGTGGGCACACGATCGCGCATCCGCGGCTGTCCAACGAATCTCCCGTCGCGCAGCAGCTGGAAATCGGCAGTGGCCGGCGCGGGTTCTCCTATCCGTTCGGCACGCGGCACGACTACACGCGGGAAACGGTCGACCTCCTGAAGACGGCGGGCTACGCGTACGCATGTTCCAACTTCAACGGTCAGGTGACACGCGAGACGGATCCATTTCAATTGCCGCGCTTTCTGGTGCGGAACTGGGACGGGCTGGCGTTCGAGCAGCAATTGGAGGCGTTCTTCGCGTGGCAACCACGCACGGGACGCATCGACAACCGGTCGCGCGAGAACGCTTAA
- a CDS encoding glycosyltransferase family 4 protein, which yields MRIAFLSHQWPGARMGGIGSYVRNATAALAQAGHDVHVFTFALPADVRANVPPEIKLHETPDLASRVMSGAVPAPMAAVLNAGGEGIYRLAIAHLLTAAFQAEHAIKPFDVVEVPEVEALGLPLLLNHSRTLPVVTHLHCATSIAYAGNGVEVGPSQRLITELEFAAIHLSDSICAPTRAVVDLTERHMNATVSAAEIPHAMMRDSTAFEPPPADGSVLFVGRLERLKGVEVLAAALRQFLADNAAATFRFLAPDTNTGPKGDSMQRHIESIIGPDLLGRVTFLGEVSRAVVDRELAAASFCVMPSLLENFSMALCESMAAGRAVVVAGGTGSVEVVCDDALVAERGSADDLARLMTRLWRDRGELALRSRAAQERVRHLCGPARVSQQRAEFYRDAMNQFRLETVTDRAARLSALPASTAATLLPAVVTLTGGLCGVRSAGEQSPGARLSTIFSRLSAVQGGRAQVTLYAAGKHTTRLLSERHLWESAGHDIAGIIDDHPRFAEGGEYLGLPVQSMERAVAAVRAGRALPPVVLSTDTYEDQFWNQTAPLRELGVAVYRLYGQGSAT from the coding sequence ATGCGTATCGCGTTCCTTTCGCACCAATGGCCCGGCGCCCGAATGGGTGGCATTGGCTCGTACGTGCGGAACGCCACCGCGGCGCTGGCGCAGGCAGGGCACGACGTGCACGTCTTCACGTTCGCACTGCCCGCCGACGTGCGGGCGAACGTGCCGCCGGAGATTAAGCTGCACGAGACGCCCGACCTGGCGTCGCGCGTGATGTCGGGCGCTGTGCCCGCGCCCATGGCGGCGGTGTTGAACGCGGGGGGTGAGGGAATTTATCGCCTGGCGATTGCGCACCTGCTGACGGCAGCCTTTCAAGCTGAACATGCGATTAAGCCGTTCGATGTTGTGGAAGTGCCCGAGGTGGAAGCGCTCGGCCTGCCATTGCTGTTGAACCATTCGCGCACGCTGCCCGTGGTGACGCACCTGCACTGTGCGACCTCGATCGCTTACGCGGGCAACGGGGTTGAGGTGGGGCCGTCGCAACGACTGATCACCGAACTGGAGTTTGCTGCGATTCATCTCTCCGACAGCATTTGCGCCCCAACGCGTGCCGTGGTCGATCTGACCGAGCGGCACATGAACGCGACGGTCTCCGCTGCCGAGATCCCGCACGCCATGATGCGCGACTCGACGGCGTTCGAACCACCGCCGGCGGACGGTTCGGTGCTGTTCGTGGGACGGCTTGAGCGCCTGAAGGGCGTTGAGGTGCTGGCCGCGGCACTGCGACAGTTCTTGGCCGACAATGCCGCTGCGACCTTTCGGTTCTTGGCACCCGACACGAACACCGGGCCCAAAGGTGATTCGATGCAGCGGCACATCGAAAGCATCATCGGGCCAGACTTACTCGGCCGCGTGACGTTCCTGGGTGAAGTGTCGCGCGCGGTGGTTGATCGGGAACTGGCGGCCGCGTCGTTCTGCGTGATGCCGAGCCTGCTTGAGAATTTCTCGATGGCATTATGCGAATCCATGGCTGCGGGGCGTGCGGTGGTCGTCGCGGGGGGAACAGGGTCGGTCGAGGTGGTCTGTGATGACGCGCTGGTGGCAGAGCGCGGCTCGGCCGATGATCTGGCACGACTCATGACACGTCTGTGGCGCGATCGTGGTGAACTCGCATTGCGCTCACGCGCCGCACAGGAACGCGTCCGTCACCTTTGCGGTCCTGCCCGCGTGTCGCAACAACGGGCAGAATTCTATCGCGATGCGATGAACCAATTCCGATTGGAGACCGTCACCGATCGCGCCGCGCGGCTTTCAGCACTGCCCGCATCTACCGCAGCGACGTTGCTGCCGGCGGTGGTGACGCTGACGGGTGGGTTGTGTGGTGTGCGGTCCGCCGGTGAGCAGTCGCCGGGCGCACGGCTCTCAACCATCTTCAGCAGATTGTCCGCAGTGCAAGGCGGCCGCGCGCAGGTCACGCTGTACGCCGCCGGCAAGCACACGACGCGATTGCTTTCGGAGCGTCACCTGTGGGAATCGGCCGGCCACGACATTGCAGGCATCATCGACGACCACCCGCGGTTCGCCGAGGGCGGCGAGTACCTCGGCCTGCCCGTGCAGTCGATGGAGAGGGCGGTGGCGGCGGTGCGGGCGGGGCGGGCGTTGCCGCCGGTCGTGCTTAGCACCGATACGTACGAGGACCAGTTTTGGAATCAGACGGCGCCGCTGCGCGAATTGGGCGTCGCCGTCTATCGACTTTACGGCCAAGGGAGCGCCACGTGA
- the recR gene encoding recombination mediator RecR, whose translation MAGYTQSIQTLMNEFARLPGIGMRSAERIAFHLLKESPEDAMRLADAIRDVKTRIKHCNICYNLTEQDPCNICADGNRDQGLVCIVEQPKDLLALEAASLYRGVYHVLLGRISPLEGIDPEDLTIEPLMERLASGTIRELIMGTNPTMEGDGTAMHIQNLVGNQFPNVQVTRLARGLPAGSNIEYANRNILADAISGRQRM comes from the coding sequence ATGGCCGGTTACACCCAAAGCATCCAAACCCTGATGAACGAGTTCGCGCGCCTGCCCGGCATTGGCATGCGCAGCGCCGAGCGGATCGCCTTTCACCTGCTGAAGGAAAGCCCGGAAGACGCCATGCGGCTGGCGGATGCGATTCGCGACGTGAAGACGCGCATCAAGCACTGCAACATCTGCTACAACCTGACCGAACAAGACCCGTGCAACATCTGCGCCGACGGTAACCGCGATCAGGGGCTGGTCTGCATTGTCGAACAGCCGAAGGATCTGCTCGCGCTGGAGGCGGCCAGCCTGTACCGCGGGGTATATCACGTGCTGCTGGGACGCATCTCGCCGTTGGAGGGGATTGATCCGGAAGATCTGACCATCGAGCCGCTCATGGAGCGTTTGGCCAGCGGCACGATTCGTGAACTCATCATGGGCACGAACCCCACGATGGAAGGGGACGGCACCGCGATGCACATTCAGAACCTGGTGGGCAACCAGTTCCCCAACGTGCAGGTGACTCGCCTGGCTCGCGGCCTGCCCGCGGGCAGCAATATCGAATACGCCAACCGCAACATCCTCGCCGACGCCATCAGTGGGCGCCAGCGTATGTGA
- a CDS encoding methyltransferase domain-containing protein encodes MLQDPLPPQRSTQPVSRLFGTDRGTPIDRYYIEGFLQANQQSIRGRVMEVGDPTYTRQFGGDRVTQSDVLHAVPGNRKATFVGNLETGAGIPAGAFDCIVLTQVLPFLYDVRGAVRSAYAALAPGGTVLATMAGISQISRYDMDRWGDFWRFTSLSARRLFEEAFRPGDLAVETFGNVLIANAFLQGMALHEVTRQELDFRDADYEVIVTVRATKASP; translated from the coding sequence GTGTTGCAGGACCCATTGCCCCCTCAGCGAAGCACCCAGCCCGTCAGCCGCCTGTTCGGCACCGATCGCGGCACGCCGATCGACCGGTATTACATCGAAGGTTTCCTGCAGGCCAATCAACAGTCGATTCGCGGCCGGGTGATGGAGGTGGGCGACCCGACGTACACCCGGCAGTTTGGTGGCGACCGCGTGACGCAGAGCGACGTGCTGCATGCAGTGCCCGGTAACCGCAAGGCGACGTTCGTCGGCAACTTGGAGACGGGCGCGGGGATTCCAGCGGGCGCATTCGATTGTATCGTGCTGACGCAGGTACTACCGTTCCTGTACGACGTGCGCGGCGCGGTCCGATCCGCATACGCGGCGCTGGCCCCGGGTGGCACGGTGCTGGCGACGATGGCCGGCATCAGCCAAATCAGCCGGTACGACATGGACCGCTGGGGCGACTTTTGGCGCTTCACCAGCCTATCGGCACGGCGACTGTTCGAAGAGGCGTTTCGGCCAGGCGATTTGGCCGTCGAAACGTTCGGCAATGTTTTGATTGCCAACGCGTTTCTTCAGGGGATGGCGCTGCACGAGGTGACGCGCCAAGAACTGGATTTCCGCGACGCCGACTACGAGGTCATCGTGACGGTGCGCGCAACGAAGGCAAGCCCATGA